In the genome of Raphanus sativus cultivar WK10039 unplaced genomic scaffold, ASM80110v3 Scaffold4223, whole genome shotgun sequence, the window tacaaggcttCTCCTTTATATACTGGTCGTGGCCCCCTTGTATCAGTATGctatcttttatcaaaaacctttgttttctcttttcttcttgcttGTCGAGTAGATTgagtgttggtgtgtaatatccaacttctggtgtgtaatatccagagcccaaggatctcttcttcggtgtgtcatatccggattagatatctaggagtatcaagagcccTTTTCATaactcttgtgtcaccattcgatccactgcCTTTGAGAAACTCGAGTCtcttgattcgtttctgcaaaggattatcccatctgttccagagccttcctaggatcgtgtcaagtggtatcagagcaactctggaaggGAAGTATTCATCTTTCTCTCTGATTTTCGTTTTGCCTTTTGAGATTCTGTTTACAGTTGGTAGATCTGTGTTTCTGTTGATGAAATCTGATAAATCTGAGCACTTTGATCATAGATCTGTTGTAGTCTTTTCATATTCACTTTGATTTCGTGTTGATCTGTTTAAATCTGTTTCATATTGCTCAAGTTTGATCTGTACTTGTCTTTGGTTGAGTTTGAAATTGATCAGAGTTGTTAAGGTTtttaaatttcgtttttaatcTGTTTGATCAGACTGTTCtgttcctttttaaaaatcgaaaaccTGCAATAAATTTGTGTTGTGTTTATTTTTGAGTGTTTGTTTCTGTTAGAATTATTTACTGCTGTGTGTTTTTGATTTCAGGAACCATGGCAAGAGATCAAGAAGGAAGAATAACCACTGCTAAGACTGCTACTTTGAAGAAGATAATGAAATTCAGAATGGAACAGCAGCAGATACATGATGAGCATATGAAGAAAAGGAGAGTGCATAATCAAGAGCTtgagcccaagccaccagattCTGTTCAATACCGATCAAGAAATCATAAGAGGtttaaagaagaagatgcagGTCGTGGAGGACAACATATCAAGCCACCAGCCAGCACATGGAGCAGACCACATCAATCTTCCCTCACTCCTAAATCTATTTACCATTTTTCTGAATATAAATCTGCTGATGATTTTCAACTCTATTCTTTTTCAGGAAAAGGAAACTATCTAGAGTGGGAAAGAACCATGGACAAGTGGCTGAGTTACAACAGAATCATGAGGAGTGAAAGATTATCTTTTGCTATTTCTCAACTCACCGGAAGAGCTTATAAGTGGTGgttgcaagaagaagatgatcgcATGTTCTACAAGGAACCAgctatcaccacttgggaaaGTCTGAAGTTGTTACTGAGGGATAAGTATGCATCCAAAGGCCACACTTCTCTGAAATCTACAAAGAAGAAAGTCATATCTACAACAGACTTTCGAAGTGAAAATTCAGAAACCAAGATGGCTGATTATGAGAAAGAAATCAGCAGCCTTGTTAAGGAGCTTCTTAAGACCATCAAGCCCTTAGACAAGCTGAAGAAGCTCCCAAAGAATCAAGAACCAGTTACTACTGTCTCGGAACTCAATGACGCAGAATCAGACTCAGCTGCCCCAATTCAAGAAGCTCAAACCGAAACATCTTTGGTAAAAGGAAACTTTGAGAAAGGACAAGAGTTTTCTCTGTTCTTACCTCAGTCTGAACTTAATTTTAACAATTCTTTTGGTGAACTAACTTGTcttgaaccggtgcaaccgagtagaATTATTTCAGTGTCACAGGTTGCAAAAGAAGACTCAGCAGAGAAGGAACCGGAGCAGTCAACACAAGGAAAAGAGTTGGAACAGCAGAACAGCCTGCAATCAGAAATCATTCCTGAATCCTTGTCTTATgacctgcaagagcactgtaaggagtTTAATATGGTTGTCTCTGTGCCTGAAATGTTTGTGAAAGTGAGTACTGAAGACATAAAACGTTTTGGTCTTGATAAAGtaaaagatttttgtgtttcaaaatctgtttttgataacatgtttaaatcttttaaagaacttaaaccagaaaacctctttgatcaaaaacgttttccaactaataataaaaatatttctggtcATATTTTGATTCTTGATCATTTTCTGAAACATAGCAAAAGTTTTAATCACAATGAAAAGGTTTTagagcttgatttgaaaccaccC includes:
- the LOC130507252 gene encoding uncharacterized protein LOC130507252, giving the protein MDKWLSYNRIMRSERLSFAISQLTGRAYKWWLQEEDDRMFYKEPAITTWESLKLLLRDKYASKGHTSLKSTKKKVISTTDFRSENSETKMADYEKEISSLVKELLKTIKPLDKLKKLPKNQEPVTTVSELNDAESDSAAPIQEAQTETSLVKGNFEKGQEFSLFLPQSELNFNNSFGELTCLEPVQPSRIISVSQVAKEDSAEKEPEQSTQGKELEQQNSLQSEIIPESLSYDLQEHYGGITLFCVLEIFLSTILSLT